The Cygnus atratus isolate AKBS03 ecotype Queensland, Australia chromosome 12, CAtr_DNAZoo_HiC_assembly, whole genome shotgun sequence genome has a segment encoding these proteins:
- the CTU2 gene encoding cytoplasmic tRNA 2-thiolation protein 2 isoform X2 yields the protein MLGKNRVIFPGEKVLLALSGGPASSAMLRQVQEGLSRETAKRLRFVPGLVYIDEGAVCGQSPAQREQNLAQMEALLQETGFPYYLASLEQALELPGSVLRRGPGAAGEPCPSYKVAVEGFIQQRRQEAADGDDETSPTGLSTQHGPGGDLAAPCARLPDATLTAELLRLFEAVETLTAKEELLQMLRSHLILHTARTRGYTKVMTGESCTRVAVKLLTNLALGRGAFLAVDTGFVDSRHGDVTLVRPMREYMAKEIAFYNHFFGVPTVITPPLSTKRREKTSIHRLMESFLLGLQVDFPSTISTVYRTGEKLSAAPAEAGSELQRCLLCLCALDIAGEEELALEPTLVTEETGNGPESRAAFIPLLCYSCRLTFKEMGSPATLPPYVRAEAQHRSCRARMKEQIQEFLLEDDEEEPGAS from the exons ATGCTGGGCAAGAACCGCGTCATCTTCCCCGGCGAGAAG GTGCTGCTGGCGCTGTCAGGCGGGCCAGCATCCAGCGCCATGCTGCGGCAGGTACAGGAG GGGCTGAGCCGCGAGACGGCCAAGAGGCTGCGCTTCGTGCCTGGCCTCGTCTACATCGATG AGGGAGCGGTGTGCGGGCAGAGCCCGGCGCAGCGGGAGCAGAACCTGGCCCAAATGgaggccctgctgcaggagaccGGCTTCCCTTACTACCTGGCCTCGCTGGAGCAG GCCTTGGAGCTGCCTGGCTCGGTCCtgcggcgggggccgggggcggccggcgAGCCCTGTCCCTCCTACAAGGTGGCCGTGGAGGGCTTCATCCAGCAGCGGCGGCAGGAGGCGGCTGACGGGGATGATGAAACCTCACCcacggggctcagcacccagcacGGACCCGGGGGGGACCTGGCAGCCCCCTGCGCCCGCCTGCCCGATGCCACCCTCACAGCGGAGCTGCTGCGGCTCTTCGAGGCGGTGGAGACGCTGACGGCcaaggaggagctgctgcagatgctgcG GAGCCACCTCATCCTGCACACCGCCCGCACGCGGGGCTACACCAAGGTGATGACGGGCGAGAGCTGCACCCGCGTGGCCGTCAAGCTCCTCACCAACCTGGCGCTGGGCCGTGGCGCCTTCCTCGCCGTGGACACG GGGTTTGTGGACAGCCGCCACGGCGACGTGACGCTGGTGCGGCCCATGCGGGAGTACATGGCCAAGGAGATCGCCTTCTACAACCACTTCTTCGGCGTCCCCACCGTCATCACGCCGCCCCTCAGCACCAAG CGCCGGGAGAAGACCAGCATCCACCGCCTGATGGAGAGCttcctcctggggctgcaggtggaTTTCCCATCCACCATCAGCACCGTCTACAG GACAGGTGAGAAGCTGAGCGCGGCTCCCGCCGAGGCAGGCAGCGAGCTCCAgcgctgcctgctctgcctctgcGCCCTGGACATCGCCGGGG AGGAGGAGCTGGCCCTGGAGCCCACGCTGGTCACGGAGGAGACGGGGAACGG GcctgagagcagagctgccttcatcccactgctgtgctacagctgCCGCCTCACCTTCAAGGAAATG GGCTCCCCCGCCACGCTGCCGCCTTACGTGCGTGCCGAagcccagcacaggagctgcag GGCACGGATGAAGGAACAGATCCAGGAATTCCTGCTGGAGGACGATGAGGAGGAGCCCGGGGCGAGCTGA
- the CTU2 gene encoding cytoplasmic tRNA 2-thiolation protein 2 isoform X1, with amino-acid sequence MCEAPGGCGGCAVGSAPGPPRRRPAPVCSQPRPCVKCGEGAAAVVIRVGDGFCRACFREYFVHKFRAMLGKNRVIFPGEKVLLALSGGPASSAMLRQVQEGLSRETAKRLRFVPGLVYIDEGAVCGQSPAQREQNLAQMEALLQETGFPYYLASLEQALELPGSVLRRGPGAAGEPCPSYKVAVEGFIQQRRQEAADGDDETSPTGLSTQHGPGGDLAAPCARLPDATLTAELLRLFEAVETLTAKEELLQMLRSHLILHTARTRGYTKVMTGESCTRVAVKLLTNLALGRGAFLAVDTGFVDSRHGDVTLVRPMREYMAKEIAFYNHFFGVPTVITPPLSTKRREKTSIHRLMESFLLGLQVDFPSTISTVYRTGEKLSAAPAEAGSELQRCLLCLCALDIAGEEELALEPTLVTEETGNGPESRAAFIPLLCYSCRLTFKEMGSPATLPPYVRAEAQHRSCRARMKEQIQEFLLEDDEEEPGAS; translated from the exons ATGTGCGAGGCGCCGGGAGGCTGCGGGGGGTGCGCGGTGGGATCCGCACCGGGACCGCCACGGCGCCGTCCTGCCCCGGTGTGCAG CCAGCCGCGGCCGTGCGTGAAGTGCGGGGAGGGCGCCGCCGCCGTCGTCATCCGCGTCGGGGATGGGTTCTGCCG TGCCTGTTTCCGCGAGTACTTCGTGCACAAGTTTCGCGCCATGCTGGGCAAGAACCGCGTCATCTTCCCCGGCGAGAAG GTGCTGCTGGCGCTGTCAGGCGGGCCAGCATCCAGCGCCATGCTGCGGCAGGTACAGGAG GGGCTGAGCCGCGAGACGGCCAAGAGGCTGCGCTTCGTGCCTGGCCTCGTCTACATCGATG AGGGAGCGGTGTGCGGGCAGAGCCCGGCGCAGCGGGAGCAGAACCTGGCCCAAATGgaggccctgctgcaggagaccGGCTTCCCTTACTACCTGGCCTCGCTGGAGCAG GCCTTGGAGCTGCCTGGCTCGGTCCtgcggcgggggccgggggcggccggcgAGCCCTGTCCCTCCTACAAGGTGGCCGTGGAGGGCTTCATCCAGCAGCGGCGGCAGGAGGCGGCTGACGGGGATGATGAAACCTCACCcacggggctcagcacccagcacGGACCCGGGGGGGACCTGGCAGCCCCCTGCGCCCGCCTGCCCGATGCCACCCTCACAGCGGAGCTGCTGCGGCTCTTCGAGGCGGTGGAGACGCTGACGGCcaaggaggagctgctgcagatgctgcG GAGCCACCTCATCCTGCACACCGCCCGCACGCGGGGCTACACCAAGGTGATGACGGGCGAGAGCTGCACCCGCGTGGCCGTCAAGCTCCTCACCAACCTGGCGCTGGGCCGTGGCGCCTTCCTCGCCGTGGACACG GGGTTTGTGGACAGCCGCCACGGCGACGTGACGCTGGTGCGGCCCATGCGGGAGTACATGGCCAAGGAGATCGCCTTCTACAACCACTTCTTCGGCGTCCCCACCGTCATCACGCCGCCCCTCAGCACCAAG CGCCGGGAGAAGACCAGCATCCACCGCCTGATGGAGAGCttcctcctggggctgcaggtggaTTTCCCATCCACCATCAGCACCGTCTACAG GACAGGTGAGAAGCTGAGCGCGGCTCCCGCCGAGGCAGGCAGCGAGCTCCAgcgctgcctgctctgcctctgcGCCCTGGACATCGCCGGGG AGGAGGAGCTGGCCCTGGAGCCCACGCTGGTCACGGAGGAGACGGGGAACGG GcctgagagcagagctgccttcatcccactgctgtgctacagctgCCGCCTCACCTTCAAGGAAATG GGCTCCCCCGCCACGCTGCCGCCTTACGTGCGTGCCGAagcccagcacaggagctgcag GGCACGGATGAAGGAACAGATCCAGGAATTCCTGCTGGAGGACGATGAGGAGGAGCCCGGGGCGAGCTGA
- the RNF166 gene encoding E3 ubiquitin-protein ligase RNF166 produces the protein MFRSLLVAAAQRPPAPPGPPRAPPPPPPPPPAPGGPEALEAQFSCPICLEVFHRAVGIAGCGHTFCGECLQPCLQVPSPLCPLCRMPFDPKKVEKASSVEKQLSSYKAPCRGCSKKVTLAKMRSHVSSCAKVQEQMANCPKFVPVVPTSQPIPSNIPNRSTFVCPYCGARNLDQQELVKHCMENHRNDPNKVVCPVCSAMPWGDPSYKSANFLQHLLHRHKFSYDTFVDYNIDEEAALQAALALSLSEN, from the exons ATGTTCCGCAGCCTGCTGGTGGCGGCGGCGcagcggcccccggccccccccggccccccccgggccccgccgccgccgccgccgccccctccgGCCCCCGGCGGCCCCGAGGCGCTGGAGGCGCAGTTCAGCTGCCCCATCTGCCTGGAGGTCTTCCACCGCGCCGTCGGCATCGCGGGATGCGGGCATAC GTTCTGCGGGgagtgcctgcagccctgcctccaGGTGCCGTCCCCGCTCTGCCCGCTCTGCCGCATGCCGTTCGACCCCAAGAAGGTGGAGAAGGCCTCCAGCGTGGAGAAGCAGCTCTCGTCCTACAAAGCCccctgcagaggctgcagcaaaaAG gTGACCCTAGCCAAAATGCGGTCTCACGTCTCGTCCTGTGCGAAGGTGCAGGAGCAGATGGCCAACTGCCCCAAGTTCGTCCCCGTTGTCCCCACGTCCCAGCCTATCCCCAG CAATATTCCCAATCGCTCCACGTTCGTGTGCCCGTACTGCGGGGCCCGGAACCTGgaccagcaggagctggtgaaGCACTGCATGGAGAACCACCGCAACGACCCCAACAAAGTg GTGTGCCCGGTGTGCTCGGCCATGCCCTGGGGGGACCCCAGCTACAAGAGCGCCAACTtcctccagcacctcctccaCAGGCACAAGTTTTCCTACGACACCTTCGTG GACTACAACATCGACGAGgaggcagcactgcaggctgctctggctCTGTCTCTCTCCGAGAACTGA
- the SNAI3 gene encoding zinc finger protein SNAI3, whose protein sequence is MPRSFLVKKPSSTRAPNYGQLDARELDGSCSSCRGVLSPAPPSTTRLPDHGRLLARLSLPLPHDTKSPPDPAGTRSPGTPLKDNQTLNRLGGAAEAGVPRPCHPFPGSPRRWFSCARCARAYTSLGALKMHIRTHTLPCVCSLCGKAFSRPWLLQGHLRTHTGEKPYACPHCSRAFADRSNLRAHLQTHSGVKKYRCRACARTFSRMSLLARHEDGGCCGAA, encoded by the exons ATGCCCCGCTCCTTCCTGGTGAAGAAGCCCTCCAGCACCCGCGCCCCCAACTACGGCCAGCTCGACGCCCGCG AACTCGATGGCTCGTGCTCCTCCTGCAGGGGGGTGCTCAGCCCCGCACCCCCCTCCACCACCCGCCTGCCAGACCACGGCCGCCTCCTCGCCCGCCTCTCCCTCCCGCTGCCCCACGACACCAAGAGCCCCCCAGACCCTGCAGGCACCCGCAGCCCGGGCACCCCCCTGAAGGACAACCAGACCCTCAACCGGCTCGGGGGGGCGGCCGAGGCGGGGGTCCCCAGGCCCTGCCACCCCTTCCCGGGGTCGCCCCGGCGCTGGTTCAGCTGCGCGCGCTGCGCCAGGGCGTACACCAGCCTGGGCGCCCTGAAGATGCACATCCGCACCCACACCCTGCCCTGCGTCTGCAGCCTCTGTGGCAAAGCCTTCTCCCggccctggctgctgcagggccaccTCCGCACCCACACAG GGGAGAAGCCCTATGCCTGTCCCCACTGCAGCCGCGCCTTCGCCGACCGCTCCAACCTCCGCGCCCACCTCCAGACCCACTCGGGCGTCAAGAAGTACCGGTGCCGCGCCTGCGCCAGGACCTTCTCCCGCATGTCGCTGCTGGCACGGCACGAGGACggggggtgctgcggggcggCCTGA
- the MVD gene encoding diphosphomevalonate decarboxylase, which translates to MAEERGPAVVTCTAPVNIAVIKYWGKRDTDLILPINSSLSVTLHQDQLRTTTTAAASRDFTEDRLWLNGEEVDAAQPRLQACLREVRRLARKRRGDEDASPLNLSYKVHVASENNFPTAAGLASSAAGYACLVSALARLYGVEGELSEVARRGSGSACRSMLGGFVQWHRGERPDGRDSVAQQLAPETHWPELRVLILVVSGEKKAVGSTAGMQSSVDTSPLLKYRAEAVVPERLSRMARHIQERDFEGFGQLTMQDSNQFHATCLDTFPPIFYLNDVSRAIIALAHRYNSHHGRTKVAYTFDAGPNAVIFALEDTVDEFVAVVRRSFPPASNGDRFLRGLPVGTAALPEELAAAVVAEPVPGAVRYILHTKPGPGPQLLRDPSQHLLGADGLPRRTA; encoded by the exons ATGGCGGAggagcggggcccggcggtGGTCACCTGCACGGCGCCCGTCAACATCGCCGTCATCAAGTACT GGGGCAAGCGCGACACCGACCTGATCCTGCCCATCAACTCCTCCCTCAGCGTCACGCTGCACCAGGACCAG CTGAGGACCACCACCACGGCCGCCGCCAGCCGGGACTTCACCGAGGACCGGCTGTGGCTGAACGGGGAGGAGGTGGACGCGGCGCAGCCCCGGCTGCAGGCCTGCCTGCGGGAGG TGCGGCGCCTGGCCCGCAAACGCCGCGGTGACGAGGACGCGTCCCCGCTGAACCTCTCCTACAAAGTCCACGTCGCCTCCGAGAACAACTTCCCCACCGCCGCCGGGCTGGCGTCCTCGGCCGCCGGCTACGCCTGCCTGG TGTCGGCGCTGGCGCGGCTGTACGGCGTGGAGGGCGAGCTGTCGGAGGTGGCGCGGCGCGGCTCGGGCAGCGCCTGCCGCAGCATGCTGGGGGGCTTCGTGCAGTGGCACCGCGGCGAGCGGCCGGACGGCAGGGACAGCGTGGCGCAGCAGCTGGCCCCCGAGACGCACTGGCCGGAGCTGCGCGTCCTCATCCTGGTG GTCAGCGGGGAGAAGAAGGCGGTGGGCAGCACGGCGGGCATGCAGAGCAGCGTGGACACCAGCCCCTTGCTGAAG taCCGCGCGGAGGCGGTGGTGCCGGAGCGGCTGTCCCGCATGGCGCGGCACATCCAGGAGCGGGACTTCGAGGGGTTCGGGCAGCTCACCATGCAGGACAGCAACCAGTTCCACGCCACCTGCCTCgacaccttcccccccatcttCTACCTCAACGACGTCTCGCGGGCCATCATCGCCCTGGCGCACCGCTACAACTCCCACCACGGCCGCACCAAG GTGGCCTACACCTTCGACGCCGGCCCCAACGCCGTCATCTTCGCGCTGGAGGACACGGTGGACGAGTTCGTGGCGGTGGTGAGGCGCAGCTTCCCGCCCGCCTCCAACGGGGACCG GttcctgcgggggctgccggtGGGCACGGCGGCGCTGCCGGAGGAGCTGGCGGCGGCCGTGGTGGCGGAGCCGGTGCCGGGAGCCGTGCGGTACATCCTGCACACCAAG cccggccccggcccccagcTCCTGCGGGACCCCAGCCAGCACCTCCTGGGCGCGGACGGGCTGCCCCGACGCACGGCCTGA
- the LOC118257851 gene encoding cytochrome b-245 light chain, translating into MGQIEWAMWANEQALAAGLIMLTGGIVAVAGQFKGWYFAVYAIAAGVFVCLLEYPRSKRKKGSTMERCGQKYMTAVVKVFGPLTRNYYVRAVLHAALAVPAGFLLSTILGTVCLGIASGIYLLAAVRGEEWRPIEQKPRERPHVGDTIKQPPSNPPPRPPADARRKQPVEEGGQVNPIPVEAE; encoded by the exons ATGGGGCAGATCGAGTGGGCGATGTGGGCCAACGAGCAGGCGCTGGCGGCCGGGCTCA TCATGCTGACCGGCGGCATCGTGGCGGTGGCGGGGCAGTTCAAGGGCTGGTACTTCGCCGTGTACGCCAT cGCTGCAGGCGTCTTCGTCTGCCTGCTCGAGTACCCCCGCAGCAAGCGCAAGAAGGGCTCCACCATGGAGCGCTG CGGCCAGAAGTACATGACGGCGGTGGTGAAGGTGTTCGGGCCCCTCACGAGGAATTATTACGTCCGAGCCGTCCTGCACGCTGC GCTCGCCGTCCCCGCCGGCTTCCTTCTCTCCACCATCCTGGGCACCGTCTGCCTGGGCATCGCGAGCGGCATCTACCTGCTG GCGGCGGTGCGCGGCGAGGAGTGGAGACCCATCGAGCAGAAGCCCCGGGAGCGGCCGCACGTGGGGGACACCATCAAGCAGCCCCCCAGCaaccccccgccccggccccccgccgaCGCACGCAGGAAGCAGCCGGTGGAAGAGGGGGGCCAGGTGAACCCCATCCCTGTGGAGGCCGAGTAA
- the IL17C gene encoding interleukin-17C: protein MCLCTWKGNFGGWLGALALLSALALCRCLRRPGAHPHHPHVHCYSAGELQDGEAPAHFVSRSLRWDHYVPVQLVPQLERLQDEARRRRRRRHHRERACPALQLRAGLRSEPNERSISPWRYRIDEDENRYPRKLAFAECLCDGCVDVKTGRETTSLNSVAIHQTMMVLRRKPCPRPSGPGLVTFEVDYIKVPVGCTCVLPRTGR from the exons ATGTGTCTGTGCACATGGAAGGGCAATTTTGGG GGCTGGCTCggagccctggctctgctgagCGCCCTGGCGCTGTGCCGCTGCCTGCGGCGCCCCGGCGCCCACCCGCACCATCCCCACGTGCACTGCTACAGCGCGGGCGAGCTGCAGGACGGCGAGGCCCCCGCGCACTTCGTCAGCCGCAGCCTGCGCTGGGACCACTACGTGCCGGTGCAGCTGGTGCCGCAGCTGGAGCGCCTGCAGGATGAAGCCCGACGCCGACGACGCCGACGGCACCACCGCGAGCGCGCCTGCCCCGCGCTGCAGCTCCGCGCGGGCCTCCGCAGCGAGCCCAACGAGCGCTCCATCTCCCCGTGGCGCTACCG CATCGACGAGGATGAGAACCGCTACCCCCGCAAGCTGGCCTTCGCCGAGTGCCTCTGCGACGGCTGCGTGGACGTGAAGACGGGCCGGGAGACCACGTCGCTCAACTCGGTGGCCATCCACCAGACCATGATGGTGCTGCGGCGCAAGCCCTGCCCGCGCCCCTCCGGCCCCGGCCTCGTCACCTTCGAGGTGGACTACATCAAGGTGCCCGTGGGCTGCACGTGCGTCCTGCCCCGCACCGGGcgctga